In one window of Candidatus Omnitrophota bacterium DNA:
- a CDS encoding thiamine-phosphate kinase, with the protein MLLKNIGEFGLIDLIKKRVRCVPSVVKGIGDDTAVMAHGRGGYLLFTTDMMAEGTHFRRSDDALAIGHKALACNISDIAAMGGRPTYATVSLGIAPGTTVEAVRALYRGMERLARRCGVSIVGGDTIRSEKLVINVSLLGEARKSELVTRAGAKKGHWIFVSGPLGRSFPSGKHLTFNPRLAESRFLVKRFRPSAMIDVSDGLAADLGHILEASRVGAVVREADIPLSRGATVKQALEDGEDFELLFTVPPQTGRALAGLKSKKFHFYLIGEIVDGRGLALMGRMHRKTRISTKGFTHF; encoded by the coding sequence ATGTTACTTAAAAATATCGGCGAATTCGGACTGATCGATCTTATCAAGAAAAGGGTGCGCTGCGTTCCGTCGGTGGTCAAGGGCATCGGCGATGACACCGCGGTCATGGCCCATGGCCGGGGCGGGTATCTGCTGTTCACGACCGACATGATGGCCGAAGGCACGCATTTCCGCCGCTCGGACGATGCTTTGGCCATCGGACACAAAGCCCTGGCTTGCAACATCAGCGACATCGCCGCGATGGGCGGCAGGCCGACCTATGCGACCGTGTCTCTGGGGATAGCCCCCGGGACCACCGTCGAGGCTGTCCGGGCTCTTTACCGGGGCATGGAGAGGCTGGCGCGCCGGTGCGGGGTCAGCATTGTGGGAGGGGACACCATCCGGTCGGAAAAGCTTGTGATCAACGTCTCCCTTTTGGGCGAAGCGCGAAAGTCCGAACTTGTCACGCGCGCCGGGGCTAAAAAAGGGCACTGGATCTTTGTGAGCGGCCCGCTGGGGCGTTCCTTTCCCTCCGGCAAACATTTGACATTTAACCCGCGGCTGGCGGAGTCACGGTTTTTGGTCAAGCGGTTCCGGCCGAGCGCCATGATCGACGTTTCCGACGGGCTGGCCGCCGACCTGGGGCATATCCTGGAGGCCAGCCGCGTGGGAGCTGTCGTCCGGGAAGCCGACATCCCTTTGTCCCGGGGGGCCACGGTCAAGCAGGCCCTGGAGGATGGGGAAGATTTCGAACTGTTATTCACCGTGCCGCCGCAAACGGGCCGCGCGTTGGCCGGGCTTAAATCAAAGAAATTCCATTTTTATCTGATCGGCGAAATTGTGGATGGCAGAGGGTTGGCGTTGATGGGGAGGATGCATCGCAAAACCAGGATTTCTACCAAAGGCTTCACGCATTTTTAA
- the mtnA gene encoding S-methyl-5-thioribose-1-phosphate isomerase, with translation MSIQTITWINGAVRIIDQTLLPRKFRYLYCRDVKTLWHAIRRLQVRGAPAIGVAAGFGVLLGLRSFRGNERRRFLEDLDDLCHYIGSSRPTAVNLFNVLNDMKAVVHAHPEAPVPELKKLLHKKAMSIYEEDRRACRMMGRHGAKLIKSGMNLLTICNAGALATVDYGTAEGVMSAAKGAGKKFKVYACETRPLLQGARLTTWELMREKIDVTLICDSMAGTLMKQGEIDVVFTGADRIAANGDAANKIGTYSLAVLARHHKIPFYIVAPYSTFDLKISSGEHVPIEERDPAEVTRFAGVPTAPRGVKAYNPAFDVTDHELIHGIVTERGVIRPPYQRNIKKTFSG, from the coding sequence ATGTCCATCCAAACCATCACATGGATCAACGGCGCGGTCCGCATCATCGACCAGACGCTCCTGCCCAGAAAATTTCGATACCTTTATTGCCGCGATGTCAAGACTCTGTGGCACGCCATCCGGCGGCTCCAGGTCCGCGGCGCGCCGGCCATCGGTGTCGCGGCCGGCTTTGGGGTCCTTCTCGGTCTGCGGTCGTTCCGGGGCAACGAGCGGCGGAGGTTTCTCGAGGACCTGGACGACCTCTGCCATTATATCGGCAGTTCCCGCCCGACGGCCGTCAACCTGTTCAACGTCCTAAATGACATGAAGGCCGTTGTCCACGCGCATCCGGAGGCCCCGGTGCCGGAGCTGAAGAAATTGCTCCATAAAAAGGCGATGTCCATTTATGAAGAAGACCGCCGGGCCTGCCGGATGATGGGGCGGCATGGCGCCAAACTGATCAAAAGCGGCATGAACCTGCTCACGATTTGCAACGCCGGCGCGCTGGCCACCGTGGATTATGGCACTGCCGAGGGGGTCATGTCCGCCGCCAAGGGGGCCGGGAAAAAATTTAAGGTGTATGCCTGCGAAACCCGTCCGCTGTTGCAGGGCGCGCGGCTGACAACCTGGGAGCTGATGCGGGAAAAGATCGATGTCACGCTGATCTGCGACAGCATGGCCGGGACGCTGATGAAACAGGGGGAAATCGATGTCGTCTTCACCGGCGCGGACCGGATCGCCGCCAACGGAGACGCGGCCAACAAGATCGGGACATACTCCCTGGCCGTCCTGGCCCGGCATCACAAGATTCCTTTTTACATCGTGGCGCCGTATTCGACATTCGACCTCAAGATTTCCAGCGGGGAACACGTCCCGATCGAGGAGAGAGACCCTGCCGAGGTCACCCGCTTCGCCGGCGTTCCCACGGCCCCCCGAGGGGTGAAGGCCTATAACCCGGCTTTTGACGTCACGGACCATGAATTGATCCACGGCATTGTGACGGAGCGCGGAGTGATCCGGCCGCCGTATCAGAGAAATATTAAGAAAACGTTTAGCGGATAG
- the metG gene encoding methionine--tRNA ligase — translation MPKFYVTTPIYYVNDAPHIGHVYSTTMADILARYHRLQGEDVFFLTGTDEHAAKVVESAQQNGKTPMQWADRNAQAFKDTFRKLGITNDDFIRTTESRHKDKVQQYIAELQKSGDVYLGEYEGWYDAGQEEYIPDTKAKDYDYISPFNKKPLVRKKEKNYFFRLSAYQDRLKTLLEGGQVDGRKFSVLPAARSNEVLGRLNEGLNDVPISRTGAGGWGIPIPGDPEHAVYVWIDALINYLSTVDTDDRRKYWPADAHLIAKDILWFHAVIWPAMLLALKRPLPRVVYAHSFWISEGQKMSKSMGNFVDLQKIDSYVAAYGLDALRWFLAVGGPWGTMDSDFAEAKFIEVYNRDLANDFGNLLNRVSGLLGKYFDGTVPEPDKHTPDDQMILALGQGSLIKLVQQNIEELKVDEALDKTMSLVRMTNKYIEQQAPWKLAKTDLSRAGCVLYTATEALRLSAVLLQPVMPQKAQKVLEILGAEGSRLTWGELKPGTKLKPHDALFPRIENRK, via the coding sequence ATGCCTAAATTTTACGTTACAACGCCTATTTATTACGTCAACGACGCTCCGCACATCGGGCATGTCTATTCGACCACCATGGCGGACATCCTGGCGCGGTATCACCGGTTGCAGGGGGAGGACGTTTTTTTTCTGACCGGGACCGATGAACACGCGGCCAAGGTCGTGGAATCCGCCCAGCAGAACGGCAAGACGCCGATGCAATGGGCGGACCGCAACGCCCAGGCCTTCAAGGACACGTTTCGGAAGCTCGGCATCACCAACGACGATTTCATCCGCACCACGGAATCCCGCCACAAGGACAAGGTCCAGCAGTATATCGCCGAGCTCCAGAAGTCGGGCGACGTTTATCTCGGGGAATATGAAGGCTGGTATGACGCCGGGCAGGAAGAATACATCCCCGACACCAAGGCCAAAGATTACGATTACATCTCGCCGTTCAATAAAAAACCGCTTGTCCGCAAAAAGGAAAAAAATTATTTTTTTCGTTTGAGCGCCTACCAGGACCGCCTGAAGACCCTTTTGGAAGGCGGACAGGTCGACGGCCGGAAATTCTCCGTCCTGCCCGCGGCCCGCTCCAACGAGGTGCTGGGGCGGCTCAATGAGGGGCTGAACGACGTCCCGATTTCGCGCACCGGCGCGGGCGGCTGGGGGATACCCATCCCCGGCGACCCGGAACACGCGGTGTATGTCTGGATCGACGCGCTGATCAATTATCTGTCCACCGTGGACACGGATGACCGGCGCAAATACTGGCCGGCGGACGCGCACCTGATCGCCAAGGACATCCTGTGGTTCCATGCCGTGATCTGGCCGGCCATGCTGCTGGCCTTGAAGCGCCCTCTGCCCCGGGTGGTTTACGCGCACAGTTTCTGGATCAGCGAAGGCCAGAAGATGAGCAAGTCGATGGGGAATTTCGTCGACCTGCAGAAGATCGATTCTTACGTGGCCGCTTACGGCCTGGACGCCCTGCGCTGGTTTCTCGCCGTCGGCGGGCCGTGGGGGACCATGGACAGCGATTTTGCCGAGGCGAAATTCATTGAGGTCTACAACAGGGACCTGGCCAACGATTTCGGCAACCTGCTCAACCGGGTGAGCGGACTGCTCGGGAAATATTTCGACGGGACCGTCCCGGAACCGGACAAACACACGCCGGATGACCAGATGATCCTGGCTTTGGGACAGGGGTCTCTCATCAAGCTGGTCCAGCAAAATATCGAGGAATTGAAGGTCGATGAGGCGCTGGACAAGACCATGAGTCTGGTGCGCATGACCAATAAATACATTGAACAGCAGGCACCGTGGAAGTTGGCCAAGACGGACCTGTCCCGCGCCGGCTGTGTGCTGTACACCGCAACCGAGGCCCTGCGCCTGAGCGCTGTTTTACTTCAGCCCGTGATGCCCCAGAAAGCCCAAAAGGTCCTGGAGATCCTCGGCGCTGAGGGGAGCCGCTTGACGTGGGGTGAACTTAAACCGGGGACGAAATTGAAGCCCCATGACGCGCTTTTCCCGCGGATAGAGAATCGAAAATAG
- a CDS encoding stage 0 sporulation family protein, which translates to MGKIIEVKVGEYRPVQVFDLNDIPCDRDDHVVVEVDRGTEFGRVVSHEKAACEGKTEASVGKVLRKATEGDMNQVANNRIKAQDAINICLRKINERKLDMNIIKAEYTFDCSKIIFFFLSEGRVDFRNLVKDLAKIFRVRIELKQVGVRDKAKIVGGFGVCGRELCCSSYMKNFHALSIKMAKEQELPLNPSRISGVCGRIKCCMAYEFSVYRELAREMPRPGDKVTTPEGKGRVKDINILKQYVIVDLGEGKTVKLSYSSPQPASVSA; encoded by the coding sequence ATGGGCAAGATCATAGAAGTGAAGGTGGGGGAATACCGGCCCGTCCAGGTTTTTGATCTGAACGACATCCCCTGCGACCGGGACGACCATGTCGTCGTCGAGGTGGACCGGGGCACGGAGTTCGGCCGCGTGGTGTCCCATGAGAAGGCGGCGTGCGAAGGCAAGACGGAAGCCTCTGTCGGCAAGGTCCTGCGCAAGGCCACCGAAGGCGACATGAACCAGGTCGCCAATAACCGCATCAAGGCCCAGGACGCCATCAACATCTGCCTGCGCAAAATCAACGAGCGCAAGCTCGACATGAACATCATCAAGGCCGAATACACCTTCGACTGCAGCAAGATCATTTTTTTCTTCCTGTCCGAAGGGCGGGTGGACTTCCGCAACCTCGTGAAAGACCTCGCCAAGATCTTCCGGGTGCGCATCGAGCTCAAGCAGGTCGGCGTCCGGGACAAGGCCAAGATCGTCGGAGGCTTCGGCGTCTGCGGCCGGGAATTGTGCTGTTCGTCCTACATGAAAAATTTTCACGCCTTGTCCATCAAAATGGCCAAGGAACAGGAACTTCCGCTCAACCCGTCGCGGATCTCGGGGGTGTGCGGCCGGATCAAGTGCTGCATGGCCTACGAGTTTTCCGTTTACCGGGAGCTCGCCAGGGAAATGCCCCGGCCCGGGGACAAGGTCACCACGCCGGAAGGCAAGGGCCGCGTGAAGGACATCAATATCCTCAAACAGTACGTCATTGTCGACCTGGGCGAGGGAAAGACGGTCAAACTGTCCTATTCTTCACCCCAGCCGGCGAGCGTGTCTGCTTAA
- a CDS encoding DNA polymerase III subunit, translating into MGTVSAGYVDISVVNRFVALLKSGKLAHAYLLIGPLHSGKSETALRIAAMAVCPHCLETAGEEAESSCSAAVRIRSGNHPDVRVVELGEGQVIGIDQIKDAVAQMQLRPFEAARKVCVIREVERLSAEAGNALLKTLEEPTLHSLFLLTTAVPERNLGTIRSRCHAVHFPSWPKEKLASRLKNDYAINDDAVRFLTLFSEGCWGRAKALQESRLFERKNEILDRFLGDRDAESFIKTVLPDKDKTKEVLDVLLSFFRDVLLVKSGAPAEGLMHADRSPEIADLARRYSLAQISGIIGQIVETEQMLGDNLNVKIPAYILKEKIWARS; encoded by the coding sequence ATGGGAACCGTTTCTGCAGGATATGTGGACATCTCCGTGGTCAACCGTTTCGTCGCGCTACTGAAAAGCGGGAAGTTGGCGCACGCGTATCTGTTGATAGGGCCGTTGCATTCCGGCAAGAGCGAAACAGCCCTTCGGATCGCGGCCATGGCGGTCTGCCCGCATTGTCTGGAAACGGCCGGGGAGGAGGCGGAAAGCTCCTGCTCCGCCGCGGTCCGAATCCGTTCCGGCAATCATCCGGACGTCCGCGTCGTTGAGCTTGGGGAAGGCCAGGTCATCGGCATCGACCAGATCAAGGACGCTGTGGCCCAGATGCAGCTGAGGCCGTTCGAGGCCGCCCGCAAAGTCTGCGTCATCAGGGAGGTCGAGAGACTTTCCGCGGAAGCGGGCAACGCGCTTTTGAAGACCCTGGAAGAGCCGACGTTGCACAGTCTCTTTTTGCTGACCACCGCCGTTCCCGAGCGCAATCTGGGCACGATCCGCTCCCGCTGCCACGCGGTGCATTTTCCGTCCTGGCCCAAGGAGAAGCTTGCGTCGCGGTTAAAAAATGATTATGCTATTAACGACGATGCCGTCCGTTTTTTGACCCTTTTTTCCGAGGGGTGCTGGGGCCGGGCAAAGGCCCTCCAGGAGAGCCGGCTTTTTGAGCGGAAAAACGAGATCCTGGACCGCTTCCTGGGCGACCGGGACGCGGAATCGTTCATCAAGACCGTCCTGCCGGACAAGGACAAGACCAAGGAAGTGCTGGACGTGCTCCTGAGTTTCTTCCGGGACGTGTTGCTCGTCAAGAGCGGCGCTCCGGCCGAGGGGCTGATGCACGCCGACCGGAGTCCGGAGATCGCGGATCTCGCCCGGCGCTATTCGCTCGCGCAGATCAGCGGGATCATCGGCCAAATCGTGGAAACCGAACAGATGCTCGGGGACAATTTGAACGTGAAGATCCCCGCTTATATTTTGAAGGAGAAGATATGGGCAAGATCATAG
- the tmk gene encoding dTMP kinase, producing the protein MSRPVGKFITFEGSEGSGKSTQAALVCDYLKGRKKPVLFLREPGGVRISEEVRRILLSVKNTDMADECETLLYMAARAQLVKEVIRPALKQGKIILCDRFLDSTVVYQGYGNGVDIAEIKRIGKFATGGIAPDLTLLFDIETRKGLRRKGKVKDRIELRSVPYHTRVRRGYLALARHEPGRVKVICAEGSREEIFKKVKAYIDRLLDS; encoded by the coding sequence GTGAGCCGGCCCGTGGGCAAATTCATCACCTTTGAAGGCTCGGAAGGGTCTGGCAAGAGCACCCAGGCCGCCCTGGTCTGCGATTATCTGAAAGGCCGGAAGAAGCCGGTCCTTTTCTTGCGGGAACCCGGCGGGGTCAGGATCAGCGAAGAAGTCCGGCGTATTTTGCTGAGCGTGAAGAACACGGACATGGCGGATGAATGTGAAACGTTGCTCTACATGGCCGCGCGGGCGCAGCTGGTCAAGGAAGTGATCCGTCCGGCCTTGAAGCAGGGGAAGATCATCCTGTGCGACCGTTTTCTGGATTCGACGGTCGTGTATCAGGGATACGGCAACGGGGTGGACATCGCGGAGATCAAGAGGATCGGCAAGTTCGCCACCGGCGGGATCGCGCCGGATTTGACGTTGTTGTTCGATATTGAGACCCGCAAAGGTCTCAGACGCAAGGGCAAGGTCAAGGACCGGATCGAATTGAGATCCGTGCCCTATCACACCCGCGTGCGGAGGGGGTACCTGGCGCTGGCCCGGCATGAACCCGGGCGCGTCAAGGTGATCTGCGCCGAAGGCAGCCGTGAAGAGATTTTTAAAAAGGTGAAGGCGTACATCGACAGGCTTTTAGACAGCTGA
- the cysS gene encoding cysteine--tRNA ligase — translation MKIYNSLTKKKEDFVPLKGKSVRIYTCGATVYDLCHIGHARSLYVFDMMCRYLKFRGYDVKFVRNITDVDDKIIARANETGKTSDAVAEANIDAYYRDLASLGIGKADLEPRATENVGDMVKHIQALIDKGFAYAKDGDVYFEVRKFSDYGKLSGQSIDKMMEAVRIEKDEKKRDPLDFALWKRSKEGEPWWDSPWGRGRPGWHIECSCMSMKYLNTDTLDIHAGGRDLIFPHHENEIAQSEAYTGQPFAKYWIHHGLVTINGQKMAKSLGNFITIQDAVKKYPVDELKLLFLSSHYASPIDFTEEKMSEMHKAIQRFDVLFWKAFEMIKHRKVYDSRPVEFIENRKADFLAAMDDDFNTPQALATLFDLVNDTNKYIDRGQRDDAYTDVIFQAVDTLEHLGREIFGLFLKEQDKPLSAEMQGLLDDRKQARACKDFQRSDELRELLKQKGVAVEDTKDGQTWRWL, via the coding sequence ATGAAGATTTATAACTCTCTGACCAAGAAAAAAGAGGACTTTGTCCCCCTTAAGGGCAAGTCTGTGCGCATTTACACCTGCGGGGCCACGGTCTATGACCTTTGTCACATCGGCCATGCCCGCAGCCTGTATGTCTTTGACATGATGTGCCGGTATCTGAAGTTCCGCGGGTATGACGTCAAGTTTGTCCGCAACATCACGGATGTGGACGACAAGATCATCGCCCGCGCCAACGAAACCGGCAAGACCAGCGACGCGGTGGCCGAAGCCAACATCGACGCCTATTATCGCGATCTGGCGAGCCTGGGGATCGGCAAGGCCGACCTCGAGCCGCGGGCCACGGAAAACGTCGGCGACATGGTCAAGCACATCCAGGCCTTGATCGACAAGGGGTTCGCCTACGCCAAGGACGGGGACGTGTACTTTGAAGTGCGCAAGTTCTCCGACTACGGAAAACTCTCTGGCCAGAGCATCGACAAAATGATGGAGGCGGTCCGCATCGAGAAGGACGAGAAGAAGCGAGACCCTCTCGATTTCGCCCTGTGGAAAAGATCCAAGGAAGGCGAACCCTGGTGGGACAGCCCCTGGGGCCGGGGACGCCCGGGCTGGCACATTGAATGCTCCTGCATGAGCATGAAATACCTCAACACCGATACCCTGGACATCCACGCCGGCGGCCGCGACCTGATCTTCCCGCACCATGAGAACGAGATTGCCCAGTCCGAGGCCTACACGGGCCAGCCGTTCGCCAAATACTGGATCCATCACGGCCTGGTCACCATCAACGGGCAGAAGATGGCCAAGTCCCTCGGCAATTTCATCACGATCCAGGACGCCGTCAAGAAATATCCGGTGGACGAATTGAAGCTGTTGTTTTTGTCGTCGCATTACGCCAGCCCGATCGATTTCACGGAAGAGAAAATGTCCGAGATGCACAAGGCCATCCAGCGTTTCGACGTCCTGTTCTGGAAGGCTTTTGAAATGATCAAGCACCGGAAGGTCTATGACTCCCGGCCGGTGGAGTTCATCGAGAACCGCAAGGCCGATTTTCTCGCGGCGATGGACGACGATTTCAACACCCCGCAGGCCCTGGCCACGCTGTTTGACCTGGTCAACGACACCAACAAATACATCGACCGCGGTCAGAGGGATGACGCCTACACCGACGTGATCTTTCAGGCCGTGGACACCCTCGAGCATCTGGGACGGGAAATTTTCGGGCTTTTCCTTAAAGAACAGGACAAGCCATTGAGTGCCGAGATGCAGGGGCTTCTGGACGACCGCAAGCAGGCCCGCGCGTGCAAGGATTTTCAGCGTTCTGACGAGCTGCGGGAGCTGCTCAAGCAAAAAGGCGTTGCCGTCGAAGACACCAAGGACGGCCAGACCTGGAGGTGGCTGTGA
- the epsC gene encoding serine O-acetyltransferase EpsC: MIVLTVLLTIAVFLLLVSIVFSDELKATKDRDPAAKNVVEILLLYPGLHAMIFYRISNWLWRKGVPFFPRAISQLARFLTGVEIHPGAAIGKGLFIDHGMGVVIGETAIIGSNVTLFQGVTLGGTGKETGKRHPTLGDNVVVGTGAKVLGNITIGSNSYVGANAVVLKSVPPNATVVGVPGHITKQDGQRLDTMMDHVHASDPVMQNMTDLLRRIKTLEDHSRKRPSPEGRE; the protein is encoded by the coding sequence ATGATTGTTTTAACGGTTTTGCTGACCATCGCCGTTTTTTTACTGCTGGTCTCGATCGTTTTCTCGGACGAGCTCAAGGCCACCAAGGACCGCGACCCGGCGGCGAAGAATGTCGTCGAGATCCTGCTGCTGTATCCGGGCCTGCACGCCATGATCTTTTACCGGATCTCCAACTGGCTTTGGAGAAAGGGCGTGCCGTTTTTCCCGCGTGCGATTTCCCAGCTGGCGCGGTTTTTGACCGGCGTTGAAATCCATCCCGGCGCCGCCATCGGCAAGGGGCTGTTCATCGACCACGGCATGGGGGTCGTGATCGGGGAGACCGCGATCATCGGCAGCAACGTCACGTTGTTCCAGGGGGTGACGCTCGGTGGGACCGGCAAGGAAACCGGCAAACGCCATCCGACCTTGGGCGACAACGTGGTTGTGGGGACCGGGGCCAAGGTCTTGGGGAACATCACGATCGGATCGAATTCGTACGTCGGGGCGAACGCGGTTGTCCTGAAGAGTGTCCCGCCCAATGCCACGGTGGTGGGCGTCCCCGGCCATATCACCAAGCAGGACGGGCAGCGGCTTGACACCATGATGGACCATGTCCACGCTTCGGATCCGGTCATGCAGAACATGACCGATCTTTTGCGCCGGATCAAGACGCTGGAAGACCATTCCCGGAAACGCCCGTCCCCGGAAGGGCGCGAATAA
- the ispF gene encoding 2-C-methyl-D-erythritol 2,4-cyclodiphosphate synthase — protein sequence MSQRVGIGYDAHRFVKGRKLFLGGVEIPYGMGLAGHSDADVLIHAICDAILGAMGKGDIGEHFPNTDFRFKNISSLKLLKSVFDVMKKERYNINNVDAVVVAEEPNLKAFKKIMCSRIARELSIKETAVNIKATTNEGMGFAGRKEGVSAYATVLLKKTRS from the coding sequence ATGAGCCAGCGAGTCGGTATCGGGTATGACGCCCACCGTTTTGTCAAAGGCCGCAAGTTGTTTCTGGGAGGTGTGGAGATCCCTTACGGTATGGGGCTGGCGGGCCATTCGGACGCGGACGTCCTGATCCACGCCATCTGCGACGCCATCCTCGGCGCCATGGGCAAGGGGGACATCGGCGAGCATTTTCCCAACACGGATTTCCGGTTTAAGAACATTTCAAGTTTGAAGCTGCTCAAGTCCGTTTTCGACGTCATGAAGAAAGAGAGATACAACATTAACAACGTGGACGCGGTCGTCGTGGCCGAGGAACCCAACCTCAAGGCCTTTAAGAAAATCATGTGTTCCCGGATCGCCCGGGAATTGTCGATCAAGGAAACGGCCGTCAACATCAAGGCCACCACCAACGAAGGCATGGGGTTCGCGGGCCGGAAAGAAGGCGTGTCGGCCTACGCGACGGTGTTATTGAAAAAAACCAGATCTTAG
- the ispD gene encoding 2-C-methyl-D-erythritol 4-phosphate cytidylyltransferase, producing MGIKIQVIIPAAGSGTRLKASVAKPLVLLAGKPLVVHSLEVFQKSPVIHSIIVVTRRGLIGRFQALAKRFRISKVVKILAGGATRSDSVYEGLKAVDADTDVVAVHDAARPLLSAEVLSRALQLCRKEPAVIVAVPVKSTVKKADPKNLHVLETLPRDVLWEAQTPQIFRKDILFRAHQARLCCEPTDDAVLVEKMGVRVKILKGDDRNIKVTTRTDLAVAEVLLKLKGKLR from the coding sequence ATGGGCATAAAAATCCAAGTCATTATTCCGGCGGCGGGTTCGGGGACGAGACTGAAGGCCTCCGTGGCCAAGCCGTTGGTGCTCCTGGCCGGCAAGCCGCTCGTCGTCCACAGTCTTGAAGTTTTTCAAAAAAGCCCGGTGATCCATAGTATAATTGTGGTTACCCGGCGGGGATTGATCGGCCGTTTTCAGGCGCTGGCGAAGAGGTTCCGGATCTCGAAGGTCGTGAAGATCCTTGCAGGAGGCGCCACCCGCTCGGATTCGGTTTATGAAGGGTTGAAGGCTGTTGACGCGGACACGGATGTTGTGGCTGTCCATGACGCGGCCCGGCCCCTTTTGAGCGCGGAGGTTTTGTCCCGGGCCCTGCAGCTGTGCCGGAAGGAACCGGCGGTGATCGTGGCAGTCCCGGTCAAATCCACGGTAAAAAAGGCCGATCCCAAGAACCTGCATGTCCTGGAAACCTTGCCGCGGGACGTCCTGTGGGAGGCCCAGACGCCGCAGATTTTTCGGAAAGATATTCTGTTTCGCGCCCACCAGGCCAGGCTGTGCTGTGAACCGACCGATGACGCGGTCCTGGTCGAGAAGATGGGCGTGAGGGTCAAGATTTTGAAAGGCGACGACCGCAACATCAAAGTGACCACCCGGACGGACCTGGCGGTCGCCGAAGTCTTGTTAAAACTGAAAGGGAAATTGAGATGA
- the radA gene encoding DNA repair protein RadA has translation MMKTKTIYVCQSCGAQAPRWIGRCPECESWNSYVEENTAPVPQEKRGGVVFKDKPVLLKDVVAGGEKRMTTGIAEFDRVMGGGVVPGSVTLIGGDPGIGKSTLMLQIMCALSAQGQNVLYVSGEESVQQTKMRADRIAKDPKHLYIVNQIDLSVILNDIKKMMPQIVVIDSIQVVHHPEVASSPGSVTQVRESAAILTQLAKTAGIALFIIGHVTKEGMLAGPRVLEHLVDTVLYFEGERYTAYRVLRTTKNRFGSTNEIGVFEMTSSGLSEVLNPSEIFLCERPQNATGSVVVPVLEGTRPFLVEVQGLVSRSNFGIVRQKAQGFDPNRLALLVAVLEKRLGLNLGDKDIFLNVVGGVKVMDPAGDLGVALAVASALLDRPVPFDTVVLGEVGLSAEVRSVSQLAVRLNEAEKLGFKRCIIPANNLNARGGFKDTKLVMTAVHTVKEALESL, from the coding sequence CTGATGAAGACTAAAACCATCTACGTCTGCCAGAGCTGCGGAGCCCAGGCCCCCCGGTGGATCGGCCGGTGCCCTGAGTGCGAGAGCTGGAACAGCTATGTCGAGGAAAACACCGCGCCTGTCCCCCAGGAAAAACGGGGCGGTGTCGTTTTCAAGGACAAACCGGTCCTGCTGAAGGATGTTGTGGCCGGCGGGGAAAAGCGGATGACCACCGGCATCGCGGAATTTGACCGTGTGATGGGTGGCGGGGTCGTCCCGGGATCGGTGACGCTCATCGGCGGGGACCCCGGCATCGGCAAGTCCACCCTCATGCTCCAGATCATGTGCGCCCTGAGCGCCCAGGGGCAGAACGTCCTTTATGTCAGCGGTGAGGAATCCGTCCAGCAGACCAAGATGCGGGCGGACCGGATCGCCAAGGACCCGAAGCACCTTTATATCGTCAACCAGATCGACCTGAGCGTGATCCTCAACGACATCAAAAAGATGATGCCCCAGATTGTGGTGATCGATTCGATCCAAGTGGTCCATCACCCGGAAGTCGCTTCGAGCCCCGGCAGCGTCACGCAGGTCCGGGAGAGCGCGGCGATCCTCACGCAATTGGCCAAGACCGCGGGGATCGCGCTTTTTATCATCGGCCACGTGACCAAGGAAGGCATGCTGGCCGGCCCGCGGGTACTGGAGCATCTGGTGGACACGGTCCTGTATTTTGAGGGGGAACGTTACACCGCGTACCGCGTCCTGCGGACAACCAAAAATCGCTTCGGCTCGACCAACGAGATCGGCGTCTTTGAAATGACTTCTTCCGGATTGTCCGAGGTCCTGAATCCGTCGGAAATCTTTTTGTGCGAGCGGCCGCAGAACGCCACCGGTTCGGTCGTGGTGCCGGTCCTGGAAGGCACGCGGCCGTTTCTGGTCGAGGTCCAGGGCCTTGTGAGCCGGTCGAATTTCGGGATCGTCCGGCAGAAGGCCCAGGGGTTTGACCCTAACCGCCTGGCCCTGCTCGTGGCGGTTTTGGAGAAACGGCTCGGGCTGAATTTGGGAGACAAGGACATTTTCTTGAACGTTGTCGGCGGAGTCAAGGTGATGGACCCTGCGGGGGACCTGGGCGTGGCGCTGGCCGTGGCCTCGGCCCTCCTGGACAGGCCTGTCCCGTTCGATACCGTCGTCCTTGGAGAAGTCGGCCTTTCCGCAGAGGTGCGGAGCGTTTCCCAGCTTGCCGTGCGTTTGAACGAGGCCGAGAAACTTGGATTTAAGCGCTGTATCATCCCGGCCAATAACCTCAACGCCCGCGGCGGGTTCAAGGACACGAAATTGGTCATGACGGCCGTGCACACGGTCAAGGAAGCGCTGGAGAGTTTATGA